From the genome of Streptomyces sp. NBC_00523:
GAGCCGTGGCTCTCGCGCTCGGCCCGTCGCGCGGTCGAGCCGTTCGCCCCCTTCGGCCTGATCGCGGTCTTCGCCCTGCTGTGGGTGCCCGAGCTGAACCGGGCCTTCTTCGACGCGGTGTACGCGCTGCTGCGGGGCCTGGGGGTACGAGGCTGGTGGAGCGACTGCGGCCTGGACGCCTACCGCTTCTGGCAGGAGGCGGACCCGCGGTGCGCGGTGAGCGGATGAGGCGGCCGGGCTTCCGGCGGCCTTGACGCCGGTGCCCGTCGGCGGGCGACCCTGGGCCATGGACCGCGCCCTGTCGACACCGCCCGCCCTCGTCCCCGGCTCGCTCGCCGGGTCGCGGCAACCGGTACTCCGTACGCCGGGCGGGCTGTCGCTGCGGCCTTGGGAGCGCGCCGACGTGTCGGTGTTCTTCGGCGCCTACCGGGACGGCGAGCTCCGGCGCTGGCACACGCGCCGGCCCGCGTCCGAGGATCAGGTCCTGGAGTGGTTCGACGGCTACGGGGAGGACTGGCGGCGGGAGCGGGGCGGTCACTGGGCCGTCGCCGACGACAGCGGCACGGCGCTCGGGCGGATCGCCCTGCGCGACATGGACCTGGACGACGGGACCGCCGAGGCCGCCTACTGGGTGCTGCCCGCCGCGCGCGGGGCCGGGGTGGCCTCCGGCGCGCTCGCGGCGCTCAGTGCCTGGGCGCTGGAGGCCGGCTTCTGGCGCCTGGAGCTGGAGCACTCGACGCGGAACGCCGCCTCCTGCGCGGTCGCCACGAGGTGCGGCCACGCCCCGGAGGGCGTCAAGCGCAGCGCCGCCGTGCACGACGACGGACGCCACGACATGCATCTGCACGCCCTGATCCGGGACAGCTGAGCCCGGCGGACCGGGCTACTCCGCGGACGCGGCCTCCGCGCGGCGGCGGCGCAGGTAGTACCAGGCCATGTTCGAGGAGAGGCCGACCAGCAGGACCCAGACGATGCCGATGAGCACGCTGCCCTGGACGAAGGCCGTCACGGCCGCGGCGAGGGCCAGGACGCAGACGACGAGGGCGTAGAGGGCGAGGCGGGGCATGGGTGGCTCCTGTCGGGGGTGATGCGCGGTCCCGTCCAGTGTCCCCCATGCCCCCGGCCGTTCCGGGCCCGCCTCAGACGTCCGTCGTGCGGAGTCCGGCGTGGGCCTTGTAGCGGCGGTTGACCGAGATGAGGTTGGCGACCAGCGACTCGACCTGGTGGGCGTTGCGCAGGCGGCCCGCGAAGATGCCGCGCATGCCCGCGATGCGGCCGGCCAGGGCCTGGACGATGTCCGTGTCGGCGCGGGCCTCGCCCAGCACCAGGACGTCGGTGTCGATCTCGTCGATGGACTCGTCCTGGAGGAGGACCGCCGAGAGGTGGTGGAAGGCGGCCGTGACGCGGGAGTCCGGCAGCAGGGCGGCGGCCTGTTCGGCGGCGCTGCCCTCCTCCGGCTTCAGCGCGTAAGCGCCCTTCTTGTCGAAGCCGAGCGGGTTGACGCAGTCGACGACGATCTTCCCGGCCAGCTCCTCGCGCAGCGACTCCAGCGTCTTGGCGTGCCCGTCCCACGGCACCGCCACGATCACCACGTCGCTCTCCCGCGCGCAGGTCGCGTTGTCCGCGCCGCGCACGCCGTTCCCCAGCTCCCCGGCCGCCGCCTCCGCGCGGTCCGCGGCGCGGGAGCCGATGATCACCTGCTGTCCGGCGCGCGCGAAGCGGTACGCGAGGCCGCGGCCCTGCGGTCCGGTGCCGCCGAGCACGCCGACGGTCAGGCCGGACACGTCCGGCAGGTCCCAGGGGTCCTTGGCGGGGGGCTTGGGCGCGCTGCCGCTGTCATTCGTAGTCATGGCCCCGACACTACTGCCAGGTACGGGGCGGAGCCCGTGGACCCGGGCCACCACCCGTACGGATGGTGCTTGGGCCTTTCGCCGGTGCCGGGGCCCCCGCATGGTGCAGGATGCCGGGCCATGGATGCCGTACGTGTGGCGCTGCTGCGTGA
Proteins encoded in this window:
- a CDS encoding GNAT family N-acetyltransferase encodes the protein MDRALSTPPALVPGSLAGSRQPVLRTPGGLSLRPWERADVSVFFGAYRDGELRRWHTRRPASEDQVLEWFDGYGEDWRRERGGHWAVADDSGTALGRIALRDMDLDDGTAEAAYWVLPAARGAGVASGALAALSAWALEAGFWRLELEHSTRNAASCAVATRCGHAPEGVKRSAAVHDDGRHDMHLHALIRDS
- the npdG gene encoding NADPH-dependent F420 reductase; translation: MTTNDSGSAPKPPAKDPWDLPDVSGLTVGVLGGTGPQGRGLAYRFARAGQQVIIGSRAADRAEAAAGELGNGVRGADNATCARESDVVIVAVPWDGHAKTLESLREELAGKIVVDCVNPLGFDKKGAYALKPEEGSAAEQAAALLPDSRVTAAFHHLSAVLLQDESIDEIDTDVLVLGEARADTDIVQALAGRIAGMRGIFAGRLRNAHQVESLVANLISVNRRYKAHAGLRTTDV